The DNA segment AGccgtcctactataattagtaggtagcacgcagaTCGAGGTCATCAATGCATcccctactataaataccaggtttcatCTTCACATTTACAATTCATTCATACACACCAATATCACACAGTCATCACTTGACTACATTGGTTTTATCGCTTGAGtaccctgctgacttaagcatcggagtggccacgccggacacccctccggcgcccattcacgagttcatctccttgtgtgcaggttacagctgaagTCGTATTACAGAGATATGTCTCCTtactcttattcccttcattatcttgatagcagatccggtggagcattcgacccggctcgtccatttcacccggatcgcatcacgGCCCAAACAAATTATTCGATGATAGAGAATTTTAAAACCATGTACAACAGGTCGAATctaaaaacaacaacaaatttacAAAACTCTTGGTCTTTTCTAACATTTGAGGGAAACCGAATGAACATTAGAAAAtataaacaagaaaacaaacgaaacaaATTCATAAACTGATAAGAAAATGCATGACTTAAAGAATCCGATAAATGATAATCGATAAATCCCACTTAAATTGGGTTGatcattaactttttttttgtagattttTGAGGATTATAGACTTATAGTCAATTCCTCCGTGCACTTAATTCAATCACCATATCGGGCCTGCCTTTATACCTCCATGCAACCCACGAAAACACCAAGAAATTCACCCCATTTAACCCTGCCAAAATCCAGTAGAAGTAATCCAGCCGGCTTTTGTTCAGATCATCCCGCAGCCACCCCTGTTGCACTCTTTCAATTATATTGACAATGGCGCTACTCAGCCAACTACCGATCCCGATTTCGCATAGAAACACAGCGCTGCTGATGCTTCTCGTACCATCCGTGGCCTCGTCGTAGAAAAACTCCAGCTGCCCTACGTAAGTAAACACCTCAGCTGTGCCGATGAGAAAACACTGAGGAAACAACCAGAAAACGCTCATCAACCCGGATATTTGGTGACCAGAATCTCGTTCCCTGCGTGCTTTTTCCACTACTGCAGCAAAAGCCATGGCGAAGATGGACGCTATGAGCCCGATACCCATTCTTTGCAGAGAGGTGATTCCACGAGGATGGCCTGTTTTTATGCGGAGAAACGGGACCATGAATTTTTCGTAGATAGGGATTAAGATTAGAGCGTTAATGGCGCTGAAGACGGGGATTGAGCCTGACGGGATTTCGAAATTGGAGCCCAGTTTTCGATCCATGATTCTTGCCTGGCCGATGAAGAACGTGGAGAGCTGGGCAAAGGAGATGGGAAGAGCTAACGTTGAAGCCCAAACAGGGAGGATTCTAATGAAGGATTTGAATTCTTCCACCTGCGTGACTGTGCAGAGTTTCCAGCGATTGTTAGTATTGCAATAAGGATCTGTAATAACAGCTGCAGCATCCAGATATCTGCATTAAAGCAAAAGCACAATTAAATTTCCATGCGCTTATTATCATGTTAATTTTCCATCTAGATTTGTCAAACAATCCCGGAAAGTATACGAGATTTATATGAAAATTAACCTGTATTGTTGAGTATGAGAAAGCTTCCTAGCACCAAAAATATCGGATTCCTTAGTCTCAACCTCGTACAAGCAATTTCCTCCTTTCCCCACATCAACGCTCTTGGCAAGATTCCTCACTGAAGCCACAATCACTTGAAAAAACCTTGTAAACGCACTCCCCATCGGCTTCTGATACCGATACTTTACATATCCAGCACCCAACATAAAGATAGAACTAATCATGGCCGCAGTTGGGATCCCAAATCCCCAACTCCATCCTAGTTCAACTTGCATGTAAACCAAAAGGGTAATGCCAAAAAGGGCTCCCATGTTTATGGCAAAGAAAAACCAGTTAAAAAACGCGTattttttctgtgcttctttgtGATCAGATTCGTCGAATTGGTCTGCTCCGAATGAGGAAACGCATGGCTTGATTCCGCCAGTGCCCAGGGCTATGAGGGAAAGGGCGCAGTAGAGGAAGGATGTTTGGGAATTTGAGGCGGGAATGCAGGGCTTGGAGGTGCAGTGAGGGGGCCTTAATCTGTGCATGGATCCTGAAAGTGTAAGCATCACCATTCCCTGGAAAATGAAATCGTTGAGAAATTAACAGTAGTCGATTATTTGTGGTTGTGGCATCAACTATTCATTTAAGGAGAATACATCAGACTAAAATGTGTTAGTTTATGATATTAAATCAATTAGGGTAAGGGATTCAAGCATCTCAAGTCAAATTTGCATAAAATTTGAACTTGTCTGATATAAGAAGACCATTCTTTCGCATCCCTAGTCCCTACAAGGTGATCGACGTATACTAAAATCACTAGAAATAGCCAGTGAGCATTAGCCAAAGTGGCACTATGGATGTCATTTGTTACATAGGCTCATGTTCGACCTTCCCTCCCCCAttgtaaattaaaaaataaaaaataaaccctAGAAACAGAGTTGCTTTATTTTTGTTCTTACCACTGCATATATGCAAGAGAAGACGATAATGGTGAAAAACCGTCCCAAATACGCATCAGCTACAAAAGCTCCAAACAAGGTGAGAACATAGGCTGCGCCGGCCCAATTGGTGACATGAGTGGCGGCCACCGGCAGTGGCTGATGCATTTCCCCCACCAGATATGCCACCATGTTTACAGCTATTGCGAAGAATGCAAACCTCTCTGCCACCTCACTCACTTACATCAAACGTAACACCGCAGAACCAGAAGTATAAATATTCTCGTATGTTAAAAAAACAACTATGAAATTAGAAAATAGTAAATCGTGAGATTTTCAAGAAAAACCTATGATGAAAGGGGAGGCTTTCCACCCTCCAGTTTTTCGTTTATCAGCTATCACCCCTTTATAGTTAACACAGCCATTGGAAACCAGAGTTGAAGATTCCAATGTTTCTTCCTATGAAAATCCAATCAAGGAAGGAcccataaattttaaaacaaaaatgaaaCATAAGAAGAAAGAAATATCAGTGGCATACCTTGGTGAACCTGTCGGATTCCATAATCACGTCCATGGGCACTTTCCAAAGAGTACTTTCAGTAATattcataaaaatgataaagaTTATATATATGGCACTTCGGCCAACGGAATCATAGCTTAAGATTCTGATTATCTAATGCagcaaataattattatttattataactcATAAATGTAGTTTGAGACAATTATGCTCTTATTTACAGCATTGTGATATGTTGTAATTTTGTGAAACTGATATAGTGAATCGTGTTTAttacaaaaatttaatgaaatcaaCCGGTGAAAGGAAAAGTATTTTTGATTTTCAAGATATAATTTATTgcttgaaataatattttcattattcaTAAGATTatgtgaaatatttaattaaagttttgtctttttagatatatgatatttatgataaggattttatgatataatatcattatttaaaaatagtttattctaataaaattcttgtttttttatattttttgtaagattttttttggaaataaacCATAGGAGATAAGGAAACTATAAATATGAGAAACAAGATGATGGAAAAGGTCTTCGGTTTTTCACTTTTGACCATCGACTTTCATTTTCACTTTTGGCTTTTGGTGGCTACGCACTTTTGCATTATGTGAACTTCAGAGAAAAACAATTCACAAGGACGTTGGTGTTTTGAAGAATGTTGTTTCACGTGTTGCTGCGATTGTTGGAGACATCTGCATACAACATGCGTGGAAGGGTTGACTGAAGATCGTATTTTATTACTCTGTTTTGCTTTCTTGAATACATTTTAGtctggttatttgttttagaaAACAATTTGTTTTCTCAATGTATTGAGAAAATTAGTTTTCGTTAAAGTAActagtttttatttttgtaaactcaagttggttttctagtgatacaattatttttgaattattttagtttaggtttttttatttgtatgttaTATTATTCCGTTGCTTAATGTCATTAGGTGTTATAACATCTAGGACGCCATTTAAATCTGATACATACAATCTTTTAcactttatgttaaaaaaatgccCTACAAACTGAAAATAAGATTGGTACACTTTCCGAGTTCATTCTACAAATATTACGTTTACATGCATGGAAAACGTGTAATTATTACTTTATGTATTGTACTTGAAGTATATATAACATTACAAACGGattgaattaatattaaaataatacaatcaAATGAAAATCAGGTAAATCGTAACAAGCAAATTATACAAGACAGTTGATGTTGAACATTTTGTCCATAACATTTGAATTCACAACTAATGCCAATTTAAGGCACTGACAAACATTTCTCCATAAATCAATAAATGGGGTGGTTCGCAAAATAATGTCAGAGGCATAGATGCAATAAATGAGGCCgtctataaataaatataatcgacattaattattttgttcggAATTtctattaatatataaatttagagTATTCATTTAATTATGCATGCGATTCCCGCACACTCAAAATTAGCATAAAGTTCAATTAGCTATGTATATTAGCTTACTTCTTACCAGTAGCCGAACCACTGTGGCATGGGCAACGATACGACAAAATTTTATTGAAACGAATagtaaaaatcacaattaatttTCTATGCGTGATTTAGATATATAATAcaatgaatttatttattagataaaatataaaataaaacataaaatcaaatatttaattaataatgtcAAAATTTAGACCGATGAAAGAACTCCATTAGTTGCGCATTTGCCTCACTTGTTTGCATGGATTATCTAATATCTCCGAATTTATATTGGTATTAATGATCGTCGTCTCTTAATCATTATATATGGTTATGTTTAGTAGCCATGATAAgggaatgattattaaataatcattcattatctcatgtttggttcatttttaatttaacatggaggcctttgattatgattgaaagccctcactatttatgttatttgtgtgattaaatatcCTTACTCAAAGgtgtgataatgtataatttttgaataggaTAATGATAATATTGTATATTAACCATAATACCCTTGAATTGTTTtattcaatataatatgaaaattaaaattagtgaaaatttaataattaatataatatttaaatttttattatattttttataaattaatttcatatatttttattatttttaatcattttaaagaaaataaattgtaatgcaaATCTATNNNNNNNNNNNNNNNNNNNNNNNNNNNNNNNNNNNNNNNNNNNNNNNNNNNNNNNNNNNNNNNNNNNNNNNNNNNNNNNNNNNNNNNNNNNNNNNNNNNNNNNNNNNNNNNNNNNNNNNNNNNNNNNNNNNNNNNNNNNNNNNNNNNNNNNNNNNNNNNNNNNNNNNNNNNNNNNNNNNNNNNNNNNNNNNNNNNNNNNNNNNNNNNNNNNNNNNNNNNNNNNNNNNNNNNNNNNNNNNNNNNNNNNNNNNNNNNNNNNNNNNNNNNNNNNNNNNNNNNNNNNNNNNNNNNNNNNNNNNNNNNNNNNNNNNNNNNNNNNNNNNNNNNNNNNNNNNN comes from the Primulina huaijiensis isolate GDHJ02 chromosome 8, ASM1229523v2, whole genome shotgun sequence genome and includes:
- the LOC140983188 gene encoding protein NRT1/ PTR FAMILY 8.1-like, translating into MNITESTLWKVPMDVIMESDRFTKEETLESSTLVSNGCVNYKGVIADKRKTGGWKASPFIIVSEVAERFAFFAIAVNMVAYLVGEMHQPLPVAATHVTNWAGAAYVLTLFGAFVADAYLGRFFTIIVFSCIYAVGMVMLTLSGSMHRLRPPHCTSKPCIPASNSQTSFLYCALSLIALGTGGIKPCVSSFGADQFDESDHKEAQKKYAFFNWFFFAINMGALFGITLLVYMQVELGWSWGFGIPTAAMISSIFMLGAGYVKYRYQKPMGSAFTRFFQVIVASVRNLAKSVDVGKGGNCLYEVETKESDIFGARKLSHTQQYRYLDAAAVITDPYCNTNNRWKLCTVTQVEEFKSFIRILPVWASTLALPISFAQLSTFFIGQARIMDRKLGSNFEIPSGSIPVFSAINALILIPIYEKFMVPFLRIKTGHPRGITSLQRMGIGLIASIFAMAFAAVVEKARRERDSGHQISGLMSVFWLFPQCFLIGTAEVFTYVGQLEFFYDEATDGTRSISSAVFLCEIGIGSWLSSAIVNIIERVQQGWLRDDLNKSRLDYFYWILAGLNGVNFLVFSWVAWRYKGRPDMVIELSARRN